A single window of Macaca mulatta isolate MMU2019108-1 chromosome 9, T2T-MMU8v2.0, whole genome shotgun sequence DNA harbors:
- the LOC144331035 gene encoding LOW QUALITY PROTEIN: uncharacterized protein LOC144331035 (The sequence of the model RefSeq protein was modified relative to this genomic sequence to represent the inferred CDS: deleted 1 base in 1 codon) — protein MGDKKLFQSPCTLLVAEALTPAKVLSGNESRNLEGLDDQLETPILVSSVDGIKVLVSSVDCIDVLVSSVDSIHVLVSSVDSIKVLISNVDSIDVLVSSVDSINILVCRVDSIHVLVSSVDSIKVLVSSVDSINLLVSSVDSINILVCSVDSIHVLVSSVDSIKVLAFNVDSIDVLVSSVDSINILVCSVDSIHVLVSSVDSIKVLVSSADSIDILVSNVDTMEILVSSVDSSLLWYPVWWHQWLICVPSQFFLG, from the exons ATGGGGGACAAAAAACTCTTCCAAAGTCCATGCACCTTGCTTGTGGCTGAAGCTCTGACCCCTGCGAAGGTGCTGTCTGGCAATGAGAGCAGAAACTTGGAGG GATTAGATGACCAACTTGAAACACCCATCTTGGTATCCAGTGTAGATGGCATCAAAGTCTTGGTATCTAGTGTGGACTGCATCGATGTCTTGGTGTCCAGTGTAGACAGTATCCATGTCTTAGTGTCCAGTGTAGACAGTATCAAAGTCTTGATATCTAATGTGGACAGTATCGATGTCTTGGTGTCCAGTGTAGACAGTATCAATATCCTGGTATGCAGGGTAGACAGCATCCATGTCTTGGTATCCAGTGTAGACAGTATCAAAGTCTTGGTATCTAGTGTAGATAGCATAAACCTCTTGGTGTCCAGTGTAGACAGCATCAACATCCTGGTATGCAGTGTAGACAGCATCCATGTCTTGGTGTCCAGTGTAGACAGTATCAAAGTCTTGGCATTTAATGTAGACAGTATCGATGTCTTGGTGTCCAGTGTAGACAGCATCAACATCTTGGTATGCAGTGTAGACAGCATCCATGTCTTGGTATCCAGTGTAGACAGTATCAAAGTCTTGGTATCTAGTGCAGACAGTATTGACATCTTGGTATCCAATGTAGACACCATGGAGATCTTGGTGTCCAGTGTAGACAGC TCCCTGCTTTGGTATCCAGTGTGGTGGCATCAATGGCTCATATGTGTGCCCAGCCAGTTCTTCCTGGGTTGA